A genomic segment from Treponema sp. J25 encodes:
- a CDS encoding transposase — MLLKEIYGVDVFPERISHATDSVKELLDSWRKRSREPIYPIVFLDALVLNER, encoded by the coding sequence ATACTACTTAAAGAGATTTACGGAGTTGATGTATTCCCCGAACGCATTAGTCATGCTACTGATTCAGTAAAAGAACTGCTGGATAGCTGGCGAAAGAGAAGCCGTGAGCCGATCTATCCTATCGTGTTTCTCGATGCATTGGTTCTCAATGAGAGATGA
- the rnhA gene encoding ribonuclease HI — protein sequence MNHLVIFTDGGCSGNPGPGGWAYCLVDDAGTLLEERWGAEPQTTNNRMELSATVAALTRVLERSEFQGLPITLYTDSQYVQKGISEWIQAWKNRGWRTSNKEPVKNRDLWEELDRLNSLLVISWRWVKGHAGNPYNERVDRLTQEAIKSLGDAV from the coding sequence GTGAACCATCTTGTCATATTTACCGATGGGGGCTGTTCGGGAAACCCTGGGCCCGGAGGCTGGGCCTACTGCCTTGTAGACGATGCGGGTACCCTGTTGGAGGAGCGCTGGGGCGCCGAGCCCCAGACAACAAACAATCGGATGGAACTTTCCGCTACCGTGGCGGCCCTGACCCGAGTCCTTGAGCGGTCAGAATTCCAGGGGCTCCCCATCACACTGTACACCGATTCTCAGTATGTTCAAAAGGGTATCAGTGAGTGGATTCAGGCATGGAAAAACCGGGGCTGGAGAACGAGTAATAAGGAGCCGGTTAAAAACAGGGATCTCTGGGAAGAATTGGATCGCCTCAATAGCCTTCTTGTTATTTCCTGGCGGTGGGTAAAGGGCCACGCCGGGAACCCTTACAACGAACGGGTAGACCGCCTTACCCAGGAGGCTATTAAAAGCTTAGGGGATGCCGTGTAA
- a CDS encoding 3-deoxy-7-phosphoheptulonate synthase yields MIRTNNLRIVSETPLISPAELAREIPMTDESARVVFEARRQITNIIHGQDRRLLAIVGPCSIHDPEAALDYGRRLAELAKKYADRLCIVMRVYFEKPRTALGWRGLIVDPNMDDSYDIARGLRLARRLLVQLNDMGLPAGSEMLDPIIPQYIAELISWASIGARTTESQTHREMASGLSMPIGFKNATDGDVQIAINAIVAASSPHSFVGIDKEGTTIVMRTTGNPDCHLILRGGKGGANFDRLHVAEAAERMKKAGLRPSIVIDCSHGNSEKKPERQALVLRDLLVQRREADSPVVGFMLESNLEPGCQSPAPGGEGLRYGVSVTDPCIGWDETAALLEEAWLASDPTLTWRSEGRR; encoded by the coding sequence ATGATACGAACGAATAACCTGCGGATCGTTTCTGAAACGCCGCTTATTTCGCCAGCAGAATTGGCCCGGGAAATCCCTATGACGGATGAGTCTGCCCGGGTGGTGTTTGAGGCCCGTCGGCAAATTACCAACATTATCCATGGCCAGGATCGACGGCTCCTTGCCATTGTGGGCCCCTGTTCTATCCATGACCCCGAGGCCGCCCTGGACTATGGTCGGCGCCTTGCGGAATTGGCAAAGAAGTATGCGGACCGGCTCTGTATTGTGATGCGGGTCTATTTTGAAAAGCCCCGGACCGCCCTGGGCTGGCGGGGACTTATCGTGGACCCTAACATGGATGATAGCTACGATATTGCCCGGGGACTTCGACTTGCCCGGCGCTTGCTCGTACAACTGAATGATATGGGGCTCCCCGCGGGAAGTGAGATGCTGGATCCTATCATCCCTCAATATATTGCGGAACTCATTTCCTGGGCCTCGATTGGAGCCCGTACCACCGAATCTCAGACCCACCGAGAGATGGCCTCGGGGCTTTCCATGCCCATCGGGTTTAAGAACGCCACCGATGGGGACGTGCAGATTGCTATCAACGCTATTGTAGCCGCCAGTAGCCCCCATTCGTTTGTTGGTATCGACAAAGAAGGGACCACCATTGTGATGCGGACCACGGGAAATCCCGATTGTCATCTGATCCTCCGGGGAGGGAAAGGGGGCGCCAACTTTGATCGGCTCCATGTGGCAGAGGCGGCGGAACGGATGAAAAAGGCGGGGTTACGCCCCTCTATCGTAATTGATTGTAGCCATGGGAATTCGGAGAAAAAGCCGGAACGGCAGGCCCTGGTCCTGCGGGACCTTTTGGTGCAGCGAAGGGAGGCAGATTCCCCTGTGGTGGGGTTCATGCTGGAAAGTAACCTTGAACCGGGCTGTCAGAGTCCTGCACCGGGGGGAGAGGGGCTTCGCTATGGGGTTTCTGTAACCGACCCCTGTATCGGATGGGACGAAACGGCGGCCCTGCTGGAAGAAGCCTGGCTTGCCAGTGATCCCACCCTTACCTGGCGCTCGGAAGGTCGGCGGTGA
- a CDS encoding transposase translates to MHWFSMRDDGKKVYTAASEEAAAQELEQFAQRWDSKYPMMSRSWHNRWPELISFFKYPEPIRKAIYTTNAI, encoded by the coding sequence ATGCATTGGTTCTCAATGAGAGATGATGGCAAAAAGGTGTATACGGCAGCTAGTGAAGAAGCTGCTGCGCAAGAGCTTGAGCAATTTGCCCAACGGTGGGATTCGAAGTATCCCATGATGTCCCGCTCCTGGCACAACCGCTGGCCAGAGCTTATCTCCTTTTTCAAATACCCAGAACCAATCCGTAAAGCAATTTATACAACCAACGCCATATAG
- a CDS encoding PC4/YdbC family ssDNA-binding protein produces MADITFEILKTFGVLSEERGGWKKELNLVSWNGRAPKLDIRDWAPDHEKMGKGITLTKEEAKKLIELLQGALPSLE; encoded by the coding sequence ATGGCAGATATTACCTTCGAAATTCTTAAAACCTTCGGGGTGCTCTCGGAAGAACGGGGAGGATGGAAAAAGGAACTCAACCTGGTTTCCTGGAATGGTCGGGCCCCTAAACTCGACATCCGGGACTGGGCCCCGGATCACGAAAAAATGGGGAAGGGTATTACCCTCACGAAAGAAGAGGCCAAAAAGCTTATTGAACTGCTGCAGGGAGCGCTTCCATCCCTCGAATAA